One part of the Coffea eugenioides isolate CCC68of chromosome 10, Ceug_1.0, whole genome shotgun sequence genome encodes these proteins:
- the LOC113750216 gene encoding transcription factor bHLH94-like — protein MALDAAIHMQDSFGYFFKEFYTSGGGGGGGGANGGWGYGYGFGLQEEKGFVEMLDSGMDHNLHGNWESSSSSVVMQNVKEWDPNSSPEACTDDQLLLEGGSPTMEEPPESAPTPAAGKRKRRRTRTCKNKEELENQRMTHIAVERNRRKQMNDYLAVIRSMMPPSYVQRGDQASIIGGAINFVKELEQHLQTLEAQRRRNSQQEQENGMSPPLFADFFTFPQYSTRSSSTTLHSNTINSPVTTTTSDHQPQPSRAATDQSPSALADIEVTMAESHANLKILSKRRPRQLLKLVAGLQLLWLTILHLNVTTTLDQKVLYSISVKLEEGCQLTTIDEIADAVNHLLGRIEEGAV, from the exons ATGGCCCTTGATGCTGCAATTCATATGCAAGATTCATTTGGCTACTTCTTCAAGGAATTTTACACGtcgggaggaggaggaggaggtggagGAGCAAATGGTGGATGGGGCTATGGCTATGGCTTTGGCTTGCAAGAAGAAAAGGGTTTTGTAGAGATGTTGGATAGTGGCATGGACCATAATTTACACGGGAATTGGGAGTCTTCATCTTCATCAGTTGTGATGCAAAATGTGAAGGAATGGGATCCGAATTCCTCACCGGAGGCTTGCACAGATGACCAACTCCTTTTAGAAGGCGGCTCCCCTACGATGGAAGAGCCACCAGAGTCTGCACCTACCCCGGCTGCAggcaagagaaaaagaaggcGCACTAGAACTTGCAAGAACAAAGAAGAATTGGAGAATCAGAGGATGACACACATTGCTGTTGAGCGGAATCGACGGAAACAAATGAATGATTATCTTGCAGTTATTCGATCCATGATGCCACCTTCCTATGTTCAAAGG GGAGACCAAGCCTCAATAATTGGAGGAGCAATTAATTTCGTAAAGGAGCTTGAACAGCATCTTCAAACCCTAGAGGCACAGAGGAGGAGAAATAGCCAACAAGAACAAGAAAATGGAATGTCACCACCACTTTTTGCTGATTTCTTTACCTTCCCACAATATTCAACGCGGTCATCTTCAACTACTCTTCACTCTAACACCATCAATTCACCAGTGACCACCACCACAAGTGATCATCAGCCACAGCCTAGTAGGGCAGCAACTGATCAGAGCCCGTCAGCGCTAGCAGACATCGAGGTCACAATGGCCGAAAGCCATGCCAACCTCAAGATTCTTTCAAAGAGACGTCCAAGACAGCTCTTGAAGCTAGTCGCTGGGCTTCAGTTGCTTTGGCTCACTATTCTCCACCTTAATGTCACAACAACACTTGACCAAAAGGTTCTCTACTCTATCAGTGTTAAG CTTGAGGAAGGGTGCCAGCTAACAACAATAGATGAAATAGCTGATGCTGTGAATCACTTACTGGGCAGAATTGAAGAAGGAGCTGTTTGA